A region from the Pelobates fuscus isolate aPelFus1 chromosome 1, aPelFus1.pri, whole genome shotgun sequence genome encodes:
- the TMSB4X gene encoding thymosin beta-4, with protein sequence MSDKPDMAEIESFDKNKLKKTETQEKNPLPSKETIEQEKQATES encoded by the exons ATGTCTGACAAACCAGATATGGCTGAGATTGAGTCATTCGAtaagaacaagctgaaaaagacAGAAACACAAGAGAAAAATCCACTTCCTTCAAAAGAAA CAATTGAGCAAGAGAAACAAGCAACTGAATCATAA